The proteins below are encoded in one region of Belonocnema kinseyi isolate 2016_QV_RU_SX_M_011 chromosome 1, B_treatae_v1, whole genome shotgun sequence:
- the LOC117169797 gene encoding protein roadkill-like, which translates to MAEGEKKVTSFTWDAGNLIQLFEGKKSSLKSPEFLTEISLATKTLDEKCFLKWTLLAKKVIEMERAESDKHSSKKRRTTGSLAKVTKETMKGQYLGLYLQNNNDELPYLPILKVTFSIVKPTSGKIYSKGKELLMIVEGVDFGISDFIMIAELEKLSLCDLMILCEFEEAKKDIESFKPLLNNTMFSDIELIVGKNVFPAHKLVLALSSSYFREKIANDDSLTSLKILDTKSKYFEQLLRFMYTGKLDYMKSEELIDFKLIEAVCQYKVWDFFADYEIEETLKAGLNIKNIIPTLLLIYEARLMEETRSFFADCIYFTMVNLTSMVDLDFFKNLVTINPQLLETILIWLHWKLVVSKCKRKIDVSPLKESNIEKCISCKQFEALLNNQKYSDIDIQIGDKTYHAHKLILGTRSPVFDRMFSHNMAETISGVVKIEDTEPEIFYQVLRFIYTNEFETKKNDLILKIWIVADKYDIDDLKFECENILGSSLTHKTFKRTVTFADNRNMERLKRMCVLYFIDNMFIKEYDQRAAFNQLLYDLNFTASNPHLLLEILNALVLDCKLVLKNPKKKRIFCVQNVENSFL; encoded by the coding sequence ATGGCTGAAGGTGAAAAGAAAGTCACAAGTTTCACTTGGGATGCGGGCAATCTGATACAACTTTTCGAAGGCAAGAAAAGTTCATTAAAATCTCCTGAATTTTTGACGGAAATATCATTAGCCACAAAAACACTAGACGAAAAGTGTTTCCTAAAATGGACACTATTGGCGAAAAAAGTGATAGAAATGGAAAGAGCAGAATCTGATAAACATTCTTCTAAAAAGCGTCGAACCACCGGCTCATTGGCAAAGGTGACTAAAGAAACAATGAAAGGACAATACCTCGGATTGTACCTTCAGAATAATAATGATGAACTTCCTTATCTGCCTATCCTGAAGGTAACTTTCTCCATCGTAAAACCAACTTCAGGAAAAATTTATAGTAAAGGCAAAGAACTCTTAATGATTGTTGAGGGAGTGGACTTTGGAATTTCTGATTTTATAATGATAGCGGAATTGGAAAAATTGAGTCTTTGTGATCTTATGATACTCTGCGAGTTTGAGGAAGCCAAGAAGGACATTGAAAGCTTTAAACCTTTGCTAAATAATACAATGTTTAGCGATATTGAATTAATCGTCGGCAAGAATGTGTTTCCCGCTCACAAATTGGTTTTGGCCCTCAGCAGTTCGTATTTCCGAGAAAAGATTGCAAACGATGATTCTCTAACGAGCTTAAAAATTCTGGatacaaaatcaaaatattttgaacaattgcTTCGTTTTATGTACACTGGTAAACTGGATTATATGAAAAGTGAAGAATTGATAGACTTTAAACTTATTGAAGCTGTCTGTCAATACAAAGTTTGGGATTTCTTTGCTGATTATGAAATCGAAGAAACTCTGAAAGCGGgattaaatatcaaaaatattattcctactcttttattaatttatgaagcGCGACTTATGGAAGAAACACGGAGCTTTTTCGCTGATTGTATTTACTTTACTATGGTCAACCTAACATCAATGGTagatttggattttttcaaaaacttagtGACAATAAATCCTCAGTTGCTTGAAACAATCTTGATATGGCTACACTGGAAGCTGGTGGTATCAAAATGcaagagaaaaatagatgtttctCCCTTGAAGGAATCTAATATTGAAAAATGCATAAGTTGTAAACAATTTGAAGCCTTGCTAAATAATCAAAAGTACAGCGACATTGATATTCAAATTGGCGATAAAACATATCATGCACATAAGTTGATACTAGGAACCAGAAGTCCCGTTTTTGATCGGATGTTTTCGCATAATATGGCAGAAACAATATCAGGTGTAGTGAAAATAGAAGATACagaaccagaaatattttatcaaGTTCTGCGATTTATTTATACCAATGAATTCGAAACTAAGAAGAATGATCTGATATTAAAGATTTGGATTGTCGCAGACAAGTATGATATTGAtgacttaaaatttgaatgtgaAAATATCTTGGGAAGTAGTTTGAcacataaaacttttaaaagaactGTTACCTTTGCTGATAATCGCAACATGGAACGATTGAAAAGAATGTGCGTTCTCTACTTTATAGACAATATGTTCATCAAAGAATATGACCAGCGGGCTGCATTTAATCAGCTGCTCTACGATTTAAATTTTACAGCTTCAAATCCACATTTACTTCTGGAGATATTGAATGCATTGGTCTTAGATTGTAAACTTGTTCTTAAAAACCccaagaaaaagagaattttctgtGTGCAGAacgtcgaaaattcatttttgtaa